In a single window of the Coriobacteriia bacterium genome:
- a CDS encoding acyl-CoA dehydratase activase, whose protein sequence is MRVLGLDIGSRSVDAVWLADGGDIVDAAIADSGYDPPAAARTFVERGGHDIVVATGYGRHAAREAYGCTAITEIKAYALGASAIFPQAAAVLDIGGQDTKVIALTANGRVADFEMNDKCAAGTGKFLEVMARALGYSLEEMAAASLAAETGLAITSMCTVFAESEVTGLVHRGEDRREISRGLHESIAKRTLSSLARVSAAGPLVFAGGVAKNAAMVELIRAGFKGEVLVPEDAQTVGALGAALSALADIATDATGA, encoded by the coding sequence TTGCGCGTACTCGGTCTCGACATAGGCTCAAGGAGTGTCGATGCCGTTTGGTTGGCCGATGGCGGCGACATCGTTGACGCCGCCATCGCCGACTCCGGCTACGACCCGCCCGCGGCGGCGCGCACCTTCGTCGAGCGCGGGGGGCACGACATCGTGGTGGCCACCGGCTACGGTCGGCACGCGGCCCGCGAGGCGTACGGCTGCACCGCGATTACCGAGATCAAGGCGTACGCGCTTGGGGCCTCGGCAATCTTTCCGCAGGCTGCCGCCGTGCTCGACATCGGCGGTCAGGACACGAAGGTCATCGCGCTGACTGCGAACGGCCGTGTCGCCGACTTCGAGATGAACGACAAGTGCGCCGCCGGCACGGGCAAGTTCCTGGAGGTCATGGCGCGCGCTCTGGGCTACTCGCTCGAGGAGATGGCCGCTGCCTCGCTTGCCGCCGAGACGGGCCTGGCGATCACCTCGATGTGCACCGTCTTTGCCGAGAGCGAGGTCACCGGTCTGGTGCATCGGGGCGAAGATCGGCGGGAGATATCGCGCGGCCTGCACGAGTCGATCGCCAAGCGCACGCTCAGCTCGCTGGCTCGCGTCAGCGCGGCAGGTCCGCTGGTGTTCGCAGGCGGCGTCGCCAAGAACGCTGCGATGGTCGAGCTGATTCGCGCAGGCTTCAAGGGCGAGGTGCTGGTGCCCGAGGATGCGCAGACGGTTGGGGCTCTCGGCGCCGCGCTAAGCGCGCTGGCCGACATCGCGACTGACGCCACCGGCGCCTAG
- the pheA gene encoding prephenate dehydratase codes for MVRYAFLGPAGTFSEEALLALGIPDLEPIECSSIPEVFEAVERGRVDGAVVPIENSIEGSVPATLDGLAFDSSLEIQSELVLDIHFSVVAAPGTKLADITAVVAHPQASGQCRRWLERYLPGRPLTAANSNAEAVQTAIASPGVAALGPSIAADLYGGEVLHRDVEDYAGNQTRFVVIGRGICARTGKDKTSLALFMKEDRSGTLHMILGEFVYGDINLTKIQSRPTKRQLGDYMFFIDLEGHVEDANVRTALDCLRLKLREVKVLGSYPRQK; via the coding sequence ATGGTTCGCTACGCATTCCTCGGCCCGGCCGGGACGTTCTCGGAAGAGGCACTGCTCGCACTCGGGATCCCCGATCTGGAGCCCATCGAGTGCTCGAGCATTCCTGAAGTCTTCGAGGCCGTCGAGCGCGGACGCGTCGACGGCGCAGTGGTACCGATCGAGAACTCCATCGAGGGCTCGGTCCCGGCCACACTCGACGGCCTCGCCTTCGACAGCTCGTTGGAGATCCAAAGCGAACTCGTGCTCGACATCCACTTCTCGGTTGTCGCTGCACCCGGAACCAAGCTCGCCGACATCACCGCCGTGGTCGCGCATCCGCAGGCGAGCGGGCAGTGTCGCCGGTGGCTCGAGCGCTACCTCCCTGGCCGTCCCCTCACCGCCGCCAACTCCAACGCCGAGGCGGTCCAGACCGCGATCGCGTCGCCGGGCGTTGCGGCGCTCGGCCCCTCGATCGCGGCCGACCTGTACGGCGGCGAGGTCCTGCACCGCGACGTCGAGGACTATGCGGGCAATCAGACTCGTTTCGTGGTCATCGGCCGGGGCATCTGCGCGCGCACCGGCAAGGACAAGACGTCGCTCGCACTGTTCATGAAGGAAGACCGCTCGGGCACGCTGCACATGATCTTGGGCGAGTTCGTCTATGGCGACATCAACCTGACCAAGATCCAGTCGCGGCCGACCAAGCGTCAGCTGGGCGACTACATGTTCTTCATCGACCTCGAGGGCCACGTGGAAGACGCGAACGTTCGCACCGCCCTGGACTGTCTGCGCTTGAAGCTGCGCGAGGTCAAGGTGCTGGGTAGCTACCCGCGCCAGAAGTAG
- a CDS encoding sensor domain-containing diguanylate cyclase, with translation MMNEQDDTPRREEDETPISHLGLETRRPMLPEDIASRLTADERAGFFYTLVDAAADAIIAHRPDGSVVYANEEAAQLLGYDSAEDLMHLPPYAWIAPEQLQTAPRRIERILSDGLLTFESQARKRNGDLLPTEVRTRRIDTPLGPMMIAVIRNISARVENRAALEYLAYHDGLTGLSNRIHLEDRLSLAMADARRYGDMLALAYIDLDRFKPVNDCFGHAAGDDVLIEVARRLRDGVREQDTVARLGGDEFVVLFPRLSSQEEVEAISQRLVSRIMEHINVGTEKLMIGASIGIALFDAAEDDTRSLLVKADTAMYNAKLDTKHPWLVYHSGMTLPMEFGLEHFRRAKSLGLTDAGE, from the coding sequence ATGATGAACGAGCAAGACGACACCCCGCGCAGGGAAGAAGACGAAACGCCGATCTCTCACCTCGGGCTCGAGACGCGACGTCCGATGCTGCCCGAGGACATCGCCTCACGGCTGACCGCCGATGAGCGCGCCGGCTTCTTCTACACGCTCGTGGATGCCGCCGCTGACGCCATCATCGCTCATCGCCCCGACGGCTCGGTTGTCTATGCGAACGAAGAGGCGGCCCAGCTGCTGGGCTACGACTCCGCGGAAGATCTCATGCACCTCCCTCCCTACGCATGGATTGCCCCGGAGCAGCTACAGACCGCGCCGCGCCGAATCGAACGCATCCTGAGCGACGGCTTGCTGACCTTCGAGAGCCAGGCACGCAAGCGTAACGGCGACTTGCTCCCCACGGAGGTACGAACGCGCCGAATCGACACGCCGCTGGGCCCGATGATGATCGCCGTCATTCGCAACATCTCGGCGCGCGTGGAAAACCGGGCGGCGCTGGAGTACCTCGCATACCACGATGGCCTGACCGGGCTGAGCAACCGCATCCACCTCGAGGACCGGCTCTCGCTAGCAATGGCAGATGCGCGCCGCTACGGCGACATGCTGGCTCTGGCCTACATCGACCTGGACCGCTTCAAGCCGGTCAACGACTGCTTCGGCCACGCCGCCGGTGACGATGTCTTGATCGAGGTCGCGCGGCGGCTGCGCGACGGCGTCCGCGAGCAAGACACGGTCGCGCGGCTCGGCGGGGACGAGTTCGTCGTGCTGTTCCCTCGCCTCAGCTCGCAGGAGGAGGTCGAGGCGATCTCGCAGCGCCTCGTGAGCCGCATCATGGAGCACATCAACGTCGGCACGGAGAAGCTCATGATCGGCGCGAGCATCGGCATCGCACTCTTCGACGCCGCCGAGGACGACACGCGATCGCTGCTGGTCAAAGCCGACACGGCCATGTACAACGCGAAGCTGGACACGAAGCATCCGTGGCTGGTCTACCACAGCGGCATGACGCTTCCCATGGAGTTCGGCTTGGAGCACTTTCGCCGAGCGAAGAGCCTCGGCCTGACCGACGCCGGCGAGTAA
- a CDS encoding double-cubane-cluster-containing anaerobic reductase encodes MSEEAVVDYHPMWAELGLDLPTHDALLGAVGQMYGAAFLKQENRPEGMSYLDFVVSEVHGLRIKELHDFRAQGGKVVGTFCLYVPEEMIRAAGAWSVGLCAGAEFGYDEVEKIMPRNTCALIKSFMGFKLTRVCPYIEESDLVVGETTCDGKKKAYELLGELHNVYVLELPQMKRPEDVAFYREELGELQGKVEELTGNAITAESLRTAIKEVNDKRRALQRIAATRAHSPAPISGKDALLATQVAFYDDVPRYTQMMNALADELEQRVADGVGVAPAGAKRILITGTPMALPNWKLHDIIEKSGGIVVGEEMCTGSRYYDALVPEDGETVEEMLEAISAKYMDINCACFTPNQGRIDDILRMAREVNADGIIDYALNFCTPYQMEAFSVDKAAKDAGVPLLKIDTDYSAEDMGQLSTRVEAFLEMI; translated from the coding sequence ATGAGCGAAGAGGCCGTTGTCGATTACCATCCAATGTGGGCAGAACTGGGGCTCGACCTGCCCACGCACGACGCACTGCTCGGCGCCGTCGGTCAGATGTACGGCGCGGCGTTCCTGAAGCAGGAGAACCGCCCCGAGGGCATGAGCTACCTCGACTTCGTGGTCAGCGAAGTCCACGGCTTGCGCATCAAGGAGCTCCACGACTTTCGCGCTCAAGGCGGCAAGGTCGTCGGAACCTTCTGCCTCTACGTTCCGGAAGAGATGATCCGCGCGGCCGGAGCTTGGTCCGTAGGCCTGTGCGCCGGCGCGGAGTTCGGCTACGACGAGGTCGAGAAGATCATGCCGCGCAACACCTGCGCCCTCATCAAGTCGTTCATGGGCTTCAAGCTCACGCGCGTCTGCCCGTACATCGAGGAGTCCGACCTCGTGGTGGGCGAGACCACGTGCGACGGCAAGAAGAAGGCCTACGAGTTGCTCGGCGAGTTGCACAACGTCTACGTGCTCGAGCTGCCGCAGATGAAGCGTCCGGAAGACGTCGCTTTCTATCGCGAGGAGCTCGGCGAGCTGCAGGGCAAGGTCGAGGAGCTCACGGGCAATGCCATCACCGCCGAGAGCCTCCGAACCGCCATCAAGGAGGTCAACGACAAGCGCCGCGCGCTGCAGCGCATCGCCGCAACGCGCGCGCACTCGCCGGCGCCCATTAGCGGCAAGGATGCGTTGCTGGCTACGCAGGTGGCCTTCTACGACGACGTCCCGCGCTACACGCAGATGATGAACGCGCTGGCAGACGAGCTCGAGCAGAGGGTCGCTGACGGAGTAGGGGTTGCGCCTGCGGGGGCCAAGCGCATCCTGATCACCGGAACACCGATGGCGCTTCCCAACTGGAAGCTGCACGACATCATCGAGAAGTCCGGCGGCATCGTGGTTGGCGAAGAGATGTGCACGGGTTCGCGCTACTACGACGCGCTGGTTCCTGAGGACGGCGAGACGGTCGAGGAGATGCTCGAGGCCATCTCGGCCAAGTACATGGACATCAACTGCGCTTGCTTCACGCCCAATCAGGGCCGCATCGACGACATCCTGCGCATGGCGCGTGAGGTCAACGCCGACGGCATCATCGACTACGCGCTGAACTTCTGCACGCCATACCAGATGGAAGCGTTCAGTGTGGACAAGGCCGCCAAGGACGCAGGCGTGCCGCTGCTCAAGATCGACACTGACTACTCCGCCGAGGACATGGGTCAGCTCTCGACCCGTGTCGAGGCGTTCCTCGAGATGATCTAG